One Paraburkholderia sp. HP33-1 genomic region harbors:
- the phnT gene encoding 2-aminoethylphosphonate ABC transport system ATP-binding subunit PhnT has translation MNTASLAHPNAPGASLDALDAARSDAPGGVQIDHLTVRFGARTVLDDLSLTIQRGELLTVLGRSGCGKTTLLRFIAGFIEADGLAGTLTVAGRDLTHVPPHKRNLGLLFQSYALFPHLTVFENVAFGLRARRIAARDVARRVADALKLVQLGDAGHVMPAQLSGGMQQRVALARALVIEPDVLLLDEPLSALDANLRASVRSELKALHERLPSLTIVCVTHDQDDALVLSDRTLLMRDGHIAQLGTPQQLYDTPADGFVARYLGAANLLPPQVAFGMDDARYNERERVACLRPEALRIVPLGEGQLHGAIASVEWYGAALSVSVVLDALPNDPVLVTMPRGPGMTPEKGARISLRFEAGDVVLIKP, from the coding sequence GTGAACACGGCCAGTCTCGCTCATCCCAATGCGCCGGGCGCTTCGCTGGATGCGCTCGACGCCGCGCGTTCGGACGCGCCGGGCGGCGTGCAGATCGATCACCTGACGGTGCGCTTCGGCGCCCGCACCGTGCTCGACGATCTGTCGTTGACCATCCAGCGCGGCGAATTGCTCACCGTGCTCGGCCGCAGCGGCTGCGGCAAGACGACCTTGCTGCGCTTCATCGCGGGCTTCATCGAGGCGGACGGTCTCGCCGGCACGCTGACGGTGGCCGGCCGCGATCTGACGCACGTGCCGCCGCACAAGCGCAATCTCGGTCTGCTGTTCCAGAGCTACGCGCTGTTTCCGCATCTGACGGTGTTCGAGAACGTCGCGTTCGGTCTGCGTGCACGGCGTATCGCGGCGCGCGACGTCGCGCGCCGCGTTGCCGACGCGTTGAAGCTCGTGCAACTCGGCGACGCCGGTCACGTGATGCCCGCGCAACTGTCGGGCGGCATGCAGCAGCGCGTGGCGCTGGCCCGCGCGCTCGTGATCGAGCCCGACGTGCTATTGCTCGACGAACCGCTGTCCGCGCTCGACGCCAATCTGCGCGCCTCGGTGCGCTCCGAATTGAAGGCGCTGCATGAGCGCCTGCCTAGTCTGACGATCGTCTGCGTGACGCATGATCAGGACGACGCGCTCGTGCTGTCCGACCGCACGCTGCTGATGCGCGACGGCCACATCGCACAGCTCGGCACTCCGCAGCAGCTGTACGACACGCCGGCCGACGGCTTCGTCGCGCGTTATCTCGGCGCGGCCAATCTGCTGCCGCCGCAGGTCGCGTTTGGCATGGACGACGCGCGCTACAACGAGCGCGAGCGTGTCGCGTGTCTGCGTCCAGAGGCGCTGCGCATCGTGCCGCTCGGCGAGGGGCAACTGCATGGCGCGATCGCGTCGGTCGAATGGTATGGCGCGGCCTTGTCGGTGTCGGTCGTGCTCGATGCGCTGCCGAACGACCCCGTGCTCGTCACGATGCCGCGCGGTCCCGGCATGACGCCGGAGAAGGGTGCGCGTATTTCCCTGCGTTTCGAGGCTGGCGATGTCGTCCTTATCAAGCCCTGA
- the phnV gene encoding 2-aminoethylphosphonate ABC transport system, membrane component PhnV produces MADELDPTVLPVKHKKGRPVRHSLAVRVLGSLFLGFAALLSFWLFVLPVLVVALSSVASHWSGTILPDGFSMRWFERLSSSDFDALTTSLEVGMGVAVLGTVLGLWLALALEGRDRRGLGAVVDTIAMMPNGVPSVVLGLAVLIAYHKRPLDLSSSAAIVVFVQLALVLPFCYRCAAAALRPELTVLREAGASLGAPPSMVLRRVVLPQLVPAIRASLALGFALSLGELGATLTVYPPGFATVPIVVVGQVERGYYLPASALSLILLLVSLVALLMIAARAPRRRID; encoded by the coding sequence ATGGCCGATGAACTCGATCCGACCGTGTTGCCGGTCAAGCACAAGAAGGGCCGGCCGGTGCGGCACAGCCTGGCGGTGCGTGTGTTGGGCAGTCTGTTTCTCGGCTTCGCCGCGCTGCTGAGCTTCTGGCTGTTCGTGTTGCCGGTGCTGGTGGTTGCACTGTCGAGCGTGGCATCGCACTGGTCCGGCACGATCCTGCCCGACGGTTTCAGCATGCGCTGGTTCGAGCGCCTCAGTTCGAGCGACTTCGACGCGCTGACGACCAGTCTCGAAGTCGGTATGGGCGTCGCGGTGCTCGGCACGGTCCTCGGTTTGTGGCTCGCGCTCGCGCTCGAAGGACGCGACCGGCGCGGCCTCGGCGCTGTCGTCGACACGATCGCAATGATGCCCAACGGCGTGCCGAGCGTGGTGCTCGGCCTCGCGGTGCTGATCGCGTATCACAAGCGGCCGCTCGACCTGTCGAGCTCGGCGGCGATCGTCGTGTTCGTGCAACTCGCGCTGGTGCTGCCGTTCTGCTACCGCTGCGCGGCCGCCGCGCTGCGCCCGGAGCTGACCGTGCTGCGCGAAGCGGGCGCGAGTCTCGGTGCGCCGCCGTCGATGGTGCTGCGCCGCGTCGTGCTGCCGCAACTGGTGCCGGCGATCCGCGCGAGTCTCGCGCTCGGCTTCGCGCTGTCGCTCGGCGAACTCGGCGCGACGCTGACCGTGTATCCGCCGGGCTTCGCGACGGTGCCGATCGTCGTGGTCGGGCAGGTGGAGCGCGGCTATTACCTGCCGGCCTCTGCGCTGTCGCTGATTTTGCTGCTGGTCTCGCTGGTCGCGCTGCTGATGATCGCGGCGCGCGCTCCCCGTCGACGGATCGACTGA
- the phnS gene encoding 2-aminoethylphosphonate ABC transporter substrate-binding protein: MKTTNSLHAAAGLARKLLPALVAAAAFGGTAMQAQAADAVVLYTADGLENLYKDVLPAFEKKEGVKVNIVTAGSGEVVNRATIEKDQPKADVIVTLPPFIQQADQSGLLQAYQSANYKNVPAIAKAPNGAWATFVNNYFSFAINPEVTKTQPKTFADLLHPDFSGKVAYSNPATAGDGMAVIILTSSLMGEDQAFDYLKKLEQSAKFHTKGTGYLDVLLSRNEIAFANGDLQMDLDDAANGGLSLKPVFLAATPGGQPTTFQLPYAIGLIKNGPNQAEGKKLIDYLMSTDVQSKVPDIFGIPGRTDVPLAGKNGETVKQSIAGVKLIPVDWNHVMAKKADWTARWKSEVIGSSGKETEVVKPK, from the coding sequence ATGAAAACGACGAATTCCCTTCACGCCGCGGCCGGTCTCGCGCGCAAACTGCTGCCGGCGCTCGTCGCCGCGGCCGCGTTCGGCGGTACCGCGATGCAGGCGCAAGCGGCCGACGCCGTCGTGTTGTACACGGCCGATGGCCTCGAAAATCTGTACAAGGACGTGCTGCCGGCCTTCGAAAAGAAGGAAGGCGTGAAGGTCAATATCGTCACGGCGGGTAGCGGCGAAGTCGTGAACCGCGCGACCATCGAGAAGGATCAGCCGAAGGCCGACGTGATCGTCACGCTGCCGCCGTTCATCCAGCAGGCCGACCAGAGCGGTCTGCTGCAGGCATACCAGAGCGCCAACTACAAGAACGTGCCGGCCATCGCGAAGGCCCCGAACGGCGCGTGGGCGACCTTCGTGAACAACTACTTCTCGTTCGCGATCAACCCCGAAGTCACCAAGACCCAGCCAAAGACGTTCGCGGACCTGCTGCATCCGGACTTCAGCGGCAAGGTCGCCTATTCGAATCCGGCGACCGCCGGCGACGGCATGGCGGTGATCATCCTGACCTCGTCGCTGATGGGCGAAGACCAGGCGTTCGACTATCTGAAGAAACTCGAGCAGAGCGCCAAGTTCCACACCAAGGGCACGGGCTATCTCGACGTGCTGCTGTCGCGTAACGAAATTGCGTTCGCCAACGGCGACCTGCAGATGGACCTCGACGACGCGGCCAACGGCGGCCTGTCGCTGAAGCCGGTGTTCCTCGCCGCCACGCCCGGCGGCCAGCCGACCACGTTCCAACTGCCGTACGCGATCGGGCTGATCAAGAACGGCCCGAACCAGGCCGAGGGCAAGAAGCTGATCGACTATCTGATGTCGACGGACGTGCAGTCGAAGGTGCCGGACATCTTCGGCATTCCGGGGCGCACCGACGTGCCGCTCGCGGGCAAGAACGGCGAAACGGTCAAGCAGTCGATTGCCGGCGTGAAGCTGATTCCGGTCGACTGGAACCACGTGATGGCGAAGAAGGCCGACTGGACCGCGCGCTGGAAGAGCGAAGTAATCGGTTCGTCGGGCAAAGAGACCGAAGTGGTCAAGCCGAAGTAA
- the phnA gene encoding phosphonoacetate hydrolase, producing the protein MTHPEQRMIEVNGRSYRLPSQPTVVVCVDGCEFAYLEAAVAAGVAPFIGSMLEGGAAFRGDCVIPSFTNPNNLSIVTGVLPSVHGICGNYFWDPDANDGAGAAVMMNDPAYLRAPTLLAAAADAGAAVAVVTAKDKLRGLLGWHLKGICFSAERADKVTREENGIDDVLALVGLPLPDVYSAGLSEFVFAAGVRLAQTRKLDLMYLSTTDYIQHKCAPGTEGANAFYAMMDGYLAKFDALGWVIGLTADHGMNAKHDPQTGEPNVIYLQDVFDDWLGAATARVILPITDPYVVHHGALGSFATVYLPREIDAAFVVARIGHLPGIEVVLDRRAACVRFGLPDDRIGDLVVIGTKHVVLGTRRDEHDLSGLTVPLRSHGGISEQEVPLLFNRHVRLPATDGGGNPGKRLRNFDIFDVALNRVSAS; encoded by the coding sequence ATGACACACCCCGAGCAACGCATGATCGAAGTCAACGGCCGGAGCTACCGGCTGCCTTCGCAACCGACGGTCGTCGTCTGCGTCGACGGCTGCGAGTTTGCGTATCTGGAAGCGGCGGTCGCGGCAGGTGTCGCGCCGTTCATCGGTTCGATGCTCGAGGGCGGCGCGGCGTTTCGCGGCGACTGCGTGATCCCGTCATTTACCAATCCGAACAACCTGTCGATCGTGACTGGCGTGCTGCCGTCCGTGCACGGCATCTGCGGCAACTACTTCTGGGACCCGGACGCGAACGATGGCGCGGGCGCGGCGGTGATGATGAATGACCCCGCCTACCTGCGCGCGCCCACGCTGCTAGCGGCTGCCGCCGACGCGGGCGCCGCCGTCGCCGTCGTCACCGCGAAGGACAAGCTGCGCGGGTTGCTCGGCTGGCATCTGAAGGGGATCTGCTTCTCGGCTGAAAGAGCCGACAAGGTGACGCGCGAGGAAAACGGCATCGACGACGTGCTCGCTCTGGTTGGTCTGCCGCTGCCGGACGTGTATAGCGCGGGCTTGTCGGAATTCGTGTTTGCAGCCGGCGTTCGGCTCGCGCAGACGCGCAAGCTCGACCTCATGTATCTGTCGACGACCGACTATATCCAGCACAAATGCGCGCCCGGCACCGAAGGTGCGAACGCGTTCTACGCGATGATGGACGGCTATCTCGCGAAGTTCGACGCGCTCGGCTGGGTGATCGGCCTCACCGCCGACCACGGCATGAACGCCAAGCACGATCCGCAAACCGGCGAGCCGAACGTGATCTATCTGCAGGACGTGTTCGACGACTGGCTCGGCGCGGCGACGGCGCGCGTGATTCTGCCGATCACCGATCCGTATGTCGTGCATCACGGGGCGCTGGGTTCGTTCGCGACGGTCTATTTGCCGCGCGAGATCGACGCGGCATTCGTGGTTGCGCGGATCGGTCACCTGCCGGGAATCGAAGTCGTGCTCGATCGACGCGCCGCGTGCGTGCGCTTTGGGTTGCCCGACGATCGGATCGGCGATCTCGTCGTGATCGGCACGAAGCATGTCGTGCTCGGCACGCGACGCGACGAGCATGACCTGTCCGGGCTCACCGTGCCGTTGCGCTCGCATGGCGGGATTTCCGAGCAGGAGGTGCCGCTGCTGTTCAATCGGCACGTTCGGTTGCCGGCCACCGACGGCGGCGGCAACCCAGGCAAACGCCTGCGCAACTTCGATATCTTCGATGTCGCGCTGAATCGCGTGTCGGCATCATGA
- a CDS encoding phosphonate degradation HD-domain oxygenase yields the protein MALSLDDIRLLFERHGSLAYSGEPVTQLEHALQSGALAEAEGASDELVAAAFLHDLGHLLNLQGETPTERGVDDLHQYFALPFLRPVLSDAVLEPIRLHVDAKRCLCAIDASYFGQLSDDSVRSLQLQGGIFSEEEARAFIQRPYAEDAMRLRRWDDRAKEKDRATPGIDHYLAVVERAMRAHAAA from the coding sequence GTGGCACTGAGTCTGGACGATATCCGTTTGCTTTTCGAGCGACACGGCAGCCTCGCGTATAGCGGCGAGCCGGTGACGCAGCTCGAGCATGCGTTGCAGAGCGGCGCGCTGGCCGAGGCGGAGGGGGCGAGCGACGAACTGGTCGCCGCGGCGTTTTTGCATGACCTCGGGCATCTGCTGAACCTGCAGGGGGAGACGCCGACGGAGAGGGGCGTCGACGATCTGCATCAGTATTTCGCGTTGCCGTTTTTGCGGCCGGTGTTGTCGGATGCGGTGCTGGAACCGATTCGTCTGCACGTCGACGCAAAGCGCTGCCTGTGCGCGATCGATGCCTCCTATTTCGGCCAGCTTTCCGATGATTCGGTACGCAGCTTGCAATTGCAGGGTGGGATCTTTAGCGAAGAAGAGGCGCGGGCTTTTATACAGAGACCGTACGCGGAAGACGCGATGCGTTTACGCCGATGGGACGATCGCGCGAAAGAGAAGGATCGCGCGACGCCGGGTATCGACCATTATCTAGCCGTGGTCGAGCGCGCGATGCGCGCGCATGCGGCTGCGTGA
- a CDS encoding ABC1 kinase family protein, with the protein MPPLFRRLLLLFHALRYGARLIWLAAPPDHKLHWIIELIGRVHASERSGQQLHVLLPALGPLASRFAQTLAGRPELASGTLHDALDAIDHMEEPLSPDDSALALTRAFGRPLAELFSAVDLVPVRTGFAEQTHFARLATPVKGHHEVAIKLVRAQQLQQIGDELALLRWVARWLEKLSRIARKLQLRALAQTFTDDILRRFDLRAEAANLSQTGHHFDGDRRIVVPDVIWELCTDHTLTMQRVNTLPASDAPGLQAHGIKLAPLAAHIVEVVTRQAFEHGFFHATLDARHVRVSIEPDTRGRLVLADFSIMATLSSGEREFFVHGATALFDQDYARLADMHRDAGHVPQDTRTEMLEAELRTRAEAHFAAAPEDRSAGSLFDHLLHGVQPFDGHVSGPLATAQRSFQQAEMLARALHPGVDTWNITRGVLADIARRDLDHRGWLKRLSHELPHLAHMLPRVPQLAVRYLQQHDRTGAPQQSAQLFADLAREYRRTRWLLWACVVCGGILGAGMMLLAW; encoded by the coding sequence ATGCCGCCACTGTTTCGCCGTCTACTGCTGCTGTTCCATGCGCTGCGTTACGGCGCGCGCCTGATCTGGCTCGCCGCCCCGCCCGACCACAAACTGCACTGGATAATCGAGCTGATCGGCCGCGTGCATGCGTCAGAACGCAGCGGCCAGCAGTTGCATGTTCTGCTGCCGGCGCTCGGTCCGCTCGCGAGCCGCTTCGCGCAAACGCTCGCCGGGCGCCCCGAGCTCGCGAGCGGCACTCTGCACGACGCGCTCGACGCGATCGATCACATGGAAGAGCCGCTGTCGCCGGACGACTCCGCGCTGGCTTTGACGCGCGCGTTCGGGCGCCCGCTCGCCGAGCTGTTCAGCGCGGTCGACCTTGTGCCGGTGCGCACCGGCTTCGCCGAGCAGACCCATTTCGCGCGGCTCGCGACGCCGGTCAAAGGTCACCACGAAGTCGCGATCAAGCTCGTGCGCGCGCAGCAGTTGCAACAGATCGGCGACGAACTCGCGCTCTTGCGCTGGGTCGCGCGCTGGCTCGAAAAGCTCTCGCGCATCGCGCGCAAGCTGCAGTTGCGCGCGCTCGCGCAGACCTTCACCGACGACATCCTGCGCCGCTTCGACCTGCGCGCCGAAGCCGCCAATCTGAGCCAGACCGGCCACCATTTCGACGGCGACAGGCGGATCGTCGTGCCGGACGTGATCTGGGAGCTGTGCACCGACCACACGCTGACGATGCAGCGCGTCAACACATTGCCCGCGAGCGACGCGCCCGGCCTGCAAGCGCACGGCATCAAGCTGGCGCCACTCGCCGCGCATATCGTCGAGGTGGTCACCAGGCAGGCGTTCGAGCATGGCTTCTTCCACGCGACGCTCGATGCGCGCCACGTGCGCGTCAGCATCGAGCCGGACACGCGCGGGCGCCTCGTGCTCGCGGATTTCTCGATCATGGCGACGCTGTCGAGCGGCGAGCGTGAGTTCTTCGTGCATGGCGCGACCGCGCTGTTCGACCAGGACTACGCGCGGCTCGCCGACATGCACCGCGATGCCGGCCACGTGCCGCAAGACACGCGCACCGAGATGCTCGAAGCCGAGCTGCGCACGCGCGCTGAAGCGCACTTCGCGGCGGCGCCCGAGGATCGCTCGGCGGGTTCGCTGTTTGATCATCTGCTGCACGGCGTACAGCCCTTCGACGGCCACGTTTCCGGTCCGCTCGCGACCGCACAGCGTTCGTTCCAGCAGGCCGAGATGCTTGCGCGGGCGTTGCATCCGGGCGTCGATACATGGAACATCACGCGCGGCGTGCTCGCCGATATTGCGCGGCGCGACCTCGATCATCGCGGCTGGCTCAAGCGTCTGTCGCACGAGCTGCCGCATCTCGCGCATATGCTGCCGCGCGTGCCGCAACTGGCCGTGCGCTATCTGCAGCAGCACGATCGCACCGGCGCGCCGCAGCAGAGCGCGCAACTGTTCGCGGATCTCGCGCGCGAATACCGGCGCACGCGCTGGCTATTGTGGGCGTGCGTCGTCTGTGGCGGCATCCTCGGAGCGGGGATGATGCTGCTGGCGTGGTGA
- a CDS encoding DeoR/GlpR family DNA-binding transcription regulator, whose protein sequence is MLAEQRHQYILAQVAKNGALSVAELVRELNVSRETIRRDLNALAGRGLLVTTHGGALSSDRREPDLDTREAENAGAKRAIGERAAEFVPDGASLIIDSGSTTQAVARALLDRHRLTVYTNDWRIALLLGRRNDNRVTLLGGELSDIEDATFGLDTVQQLTQYHADFAFIGAGGISPDGYLTDYSRMAAEVRSRMIAAADMVLIVADHSKFGRVTPVRINGIESARYLVTELAPERALGKAITAHGPEILIA, encoded by the coding sequence ATGCTCGCAGAACAACGTCATCAATACATCCTCGCGCAAGTCGCAAAGAATGGCGCGCTGTCGGTCGCCGAGCTGGTGCGCGAACTGAACGTATCGCGCGAAACGATCCGCCGCGACCTCAACGCGCTGGCCGGCCGCGGCCTGCTCGTCACGACGCACGGCGGCGCGTTGTCGAGCGATCGGCGCGAGCCCGATCTCGATACGCGCGAAGCCGAGAACGCCGGCGCCAAGCGCGCGATCGGCGAGCGCGCGGCCGAGTTCGTGCCGGACGGCGCGTCGCTGATCATCGATTCGGGTAGCACCACGCAAGCGGTGGCGCGGGCGCTGCTCGACCGGCATCGGCTGACGGTCTATACGAACGACTGGCGCATCGCGCTGCTGCTCGGCCGGCGCAACGACAATCGCGTGACGCTCCTCGGCGGCGAGCTGTCCGATATCGAAGACGCGACTTTCGGGCTCGACACCGTCCAGCAGCTCACGCAGTACCACGCCGATTTCGCGTTCATCGGCGCGGGCGGGATTTCGCCCGACGGCTATCTGACCGACTACAGCCGCATGGCCGCTGAAGTGCGCAGTCGCATGATCGCCGCGGCCGACATGGTCCTGATCGTCGCCGATCATTCGAAGTTCGGACGCGTGACGCCGGTGCGCATCAACGGCATCGAGTCGGCGCGTTATCTGGTCACCGAACTGGCGCCCGAGCGTGCGCTCGGCAAGGCGATCACGGCGCACGGGCCTGAGATTCTGATTGCTTGA
- a CDS encoding phosphonate utilization associated transcriptional regulator produces the protein MTEHMHPASVDPIEVVRRHSLTTLVRDEIERHIVDGTLTPGDKLNEADWAARLQVSRGPVREAFRALEQAGLVRTEKNRGVFVRTVSLAEADEIYAVRAVLEEAACRMLAVCIDAGKLAVLRDWVDAMRAALASHDHDAYARASVAFHDALVAAAGNTKLYDTYRGLVSELNLFRRAALVVQGDAMERSLAEHRAILTALASRDAEQAAQLMRAHVQGRLQRAHGACAVAGDAAHAQRVPATECAPGSRAR, from the coding sequence ATGACCGAACATATGCACCCTGCTTCCGTCGATCCGATCGAGGTCGTGCGCCGCCATTCGCTGACGACGCTGGTGCGCGACGAGATCGAACGGCATATCGTCGACGGCACGCTGACGCCGGGCGACAAGCTCAACGAAGCCGACTGGGCGGCACGGTTGCAGGTGTCGCGCGGGCCGGTGCGCGAGGCGTTTCGCGCGCTCGAGCAGGCGGGGCTCGTGCGCACTGAAAAGAACCGCGGCGTGTTCGTGCGGACGGTATCGCTCGCGGAGGCGGATGAAATTTACGCGGTGCGCGCGGTGCTCGAAGAGGCTGCGTGCCGGATGCTTGCGGTGTGCATCGACGCCGGGAAGCTCGCGGTGCTACGCGACTGGGTCGACGCGATGCGCGCCGCGCTTGCGTCGCACGATCACGATGCGTATGCGCGCGCGAGCGTCGCGTTTCACGATGCGCTCGTCGCGGCGGCCGGCAACACTAAGTTGTACGACACGTATCGCGGGCTCGTCAGTGAGTTGAACCTGTTTCGGCGAGCGGCGCTGGTCGTGCAGGGCGACGCGATGGAGCGCTCGCTCGCCGAGCATCGCGCGATTCTGACCGCGCTCGCGTCGCGCGACGCGGAGCAGGCTGCGCAGTTGATGCGCGCGCATGTGCAGGGCAGATTGCAGCGCGCGCATGGTGCGTGCGCCGTGGCGGGCGACGCGGCGCACGCGCAGCGCGTCCCGGCAACCGAATGCGCGCCCGGCTCGCGCGCGCGGTGA
- a CDS encoding 2-aminoethylphosphonate ABC transporter permease subunit — MSSLSSPDTPNPLGLGAEAEARRLASAAAHTAAVKRRERMAQWHLLFIAVVVLGPLVIYPLVRLVMLSLTDAHGLSGHAYMTFFANPETRGVIGTTLGILFASASLASLLGVALASLLFFKPFPGARLVTRFLELFVAFPSFLVAFTLIFLYGSQGSVSIALQRLFNLQAPPLNFLFGIGGVILAEVVFYTPFVVRPTLASFALLDQRLIEAARSLGANGLMVAFRVILPLAWPGIAAGTILCFLLTLNEFGILLVLGSAHLITLPVAIYSAATVDLDLPTAAAGAVVMLLMSLSLYALYRRVNSRKVKGAGHGR; from the coding sequence ATGTCGTCCTTATCAAGCCCTGATACGCCCAATCCGCTCGGCCTCGGCGCCGAAGCCGAGGCACGGCGGCTCGCGAGTGCCGCGGCGCATACGGCCGCGGTGAAGCGGCGCGAGCGCATGGCGCAATGGCATCTGCTGTTCATTGCGGTCGTGGTGCTTGGACCGCTCGTCATCTATCCGCTCGTGCGGCTCGTGATGCTGAGTCTGACCGACGCGCATGGCCTCTCGGGCCACGCGTACATGACGTTCTTTGCTAATCCCGAAACGCGCGGCGTGATCGGCACGACGCTCGGCATCCTGTTCGCGAGCGCGAGCCTGGCCTCCCTGCTCGGCGTCGCGCTCGCGTCGCTGCTGTTCTTCAAGCCGTTTCCGGGCGCGCGCCTGGTCACGCGCTTTCTCGAACTGTTCGTCGCATTTCCGTCGTTTCTGGTCGCGTTCACGCTGATCTTTCTGTACGGCTCGCAGGGCTCGGTCAGCATCGCGCTGCAGCGGCTGTTCAATCTGCAGGCGCCGCCGCTCAATTTTCTGTTCGGCATCGGTGGCGTGATCCTCGCGGAAGTCGTGTTCTATACGCCGTTCGTCGTGCGTCCGACGTTGGCATCGTTCGCGCTGCTCGACCAGCGGCTGATCGAAGCCGCGCGCAGCCTCGGCGCAAACGGCCTGATGGTCGCGTTTCGCGTGATTCTGCCGCTAGCGTGGCCGGGCATCGCGGCTGGCACGATCCTGTGTTTTCTGCTGACGCTGAACGAGTTCGGCATTCTGCTGGTGCTCGGCAGCGCGCATCTGATTACGCTGCCGGTCGCGATCTACAGCGCCGCCACGGTTGATCTCGATCTGCCGACCGCCGCCGCCGGTGCGGTCGTCATGCTGCTGATGTCGTTGTCGCTGTACGCGCTGTACCGGCGCGTCAACAGCCGGAAGGTGAAGGGAGCCGGTCATGGCCGATGA